Proteins encoded by one window of Desulfobulbaceae bacterium:
- a CDS encoding 4Fe-4S dicluster domain-containing protein: MDSSKKEEGRMKKEDLPEGKSSRRSFLKGLSIAAAAGSASLATGCSLKSLPATSEEFSLKWEEYFKKNYRLMTQQEKDETVARLTRLAKLHDNLDLTISAQEPREKVLFGYAFNITRCEGFMDCVEACVQENNLDRTSKTQYIRVFEMEPGKLDPSTGDGKYFHQVPVADKFYMGVQCFHCENAPCIKACPIKATWREPDGIVVVDYDWCIGCRYCMAACPYWGRRFNWGKPHVPKEEITRQQHYLGNRQRMKGAMEKCTFCIQRTRQGKLPACVEACPTGARVFGNLLDPDSEIRFVLKNKKVFRLKEELGTDPKFWYFID, from the coding sequence ATGGACTCCAGCAAAAAAGAAGAAGGCCGAATGAAAAAGGAAGATCTCCCTGAAGGGAAAAGCAGCCGCAGATCCTTTCTAAAAGGACTGTCCATTGCCGCAGCGGCAGGATCGGCCAGTCTGGCAACTGGATGCTCCCTGAAAAGTCTTCCGGCAACCAGTGAGGAGTTTTCGCTGAAGTGGGAGGAATACTTCAAAAAAAACTACCGGCTGATGACTCAGCAAGAGAAAGATGAAACCGTAGCACGCCTGACGAGACTTGCCAAACTACACGACAATCTTGACCTTACGATCAGTGCTCAGGAACCACGGGAAAAAGTGTTGTTTGGCTATGCCTTTAATATTACCAGATGTGAAGGCTTTATGGATTGCGTAGAGGCCTGCGTCCAAGAAAACAATCTTGATCGCACCTCCAAGACCCAGTACATCCGAGTCTTTGAAATGGAGCCCGGCAAACTCGATCCAAGCACCGGTGATGGCAAATATTTCCATCAAGTCCCGGTAGCTGATAAATTCTACATGGGCGTCCAATGCTTCCACTGTGAAAATGCCCCATGCATCAAGGCCTGTCCCATCAAAGCAACCTGGCGAGAACCAGATGGCATTGTGGTGGTTGATTATGACTGGTGCATCGGTTGTCGATACTGCATGGCAGCCTGTCCGTATTGGGGACGGAGATTTAATTGGGGTAAACCTCATGTGCCCAAAGAGGAGATAACCCGCCAACAGCATTATCTCGGCAACAGGCAGCGGATGAAAGGAGCCATGGAAAAATGCACCTTCTGCATCCAAAGGACAAGGCAAGGCAAGCTCCCAGCCTGCGTGGAGGCGTGCCCCACCGGCGCTCGGGTCTTTGGCAATCTGCTTGACCCTGATAGCGAAATCAGATTTGTGTTAAAGAATAAGAAGGTTTTCAGATTGAAGGAGGAGCTAGGGACAGATCCCAAATTTTGGTATTTTATCGATTAA
- a CDS encoding polysulfide reductase, producing MRNPHRKGFAAFISDCSTWALTGGTSYKIYLLALLAMIGTGVWAYSTQFREGLIVTGMSNIVSWGLYISNFTFFVGVAAAAVMLILPAYIFKDQDFHEVVIIGECVAVGALVMCLLFITVDMGGPHRLWHIIPGIGLFNWPSSILTWDVLVLNGYLALNSLVPLYILYCNYHNRKPVDWKYRPFVFLSIFWAVSIHMVTAFLYEGLPARPFWNNPLLGPRFLASAFAAGPAVIMMVIIAIKETTTYPIDPIIFKKLKRIIVVAAVINLLMLFSEVFKEFYTFTHHSMSAQYLFFGLDGHNALVPWIWTAISLNILGTLLFAFDPTKCNTKYLMTAAISLFTGIWIEKGFGLIVPGFVPSPIGEVVDYVATKIEILITLGILATGMLIVTLLTKPALHILSRFKDTQFTQKRH from the coding sequence ATGAGAAATCCCCACCGAAAAGGATTTGCTGCTTTCATCTCAGATTGCAGCACATGGGCGCTGACAGGTGGCACCAGCTACAAGATATACCTCTTAGCGCTACTTGCCATGATCGGGACTGGAGTCTGGGCATATTCCACCCAATTCAGAGAAGGGCTCATCGTCACCGGTATGTCTAATATTGTCAGCTGGGGACTCTATATCTCAAATTTCACTTTTTTTGTCGGTGTGGCAGCCGCAGCTGTCATGTTAATCCTCCCTGCATACATCTTTAAAGACCAAGATTTTCATGAAGTGGTGATCATCGGCGAATGTGTTGCTGTCGGAGCCCTGGTCATGTGCCTACTCTTTATTACCGTTGACATGGGAGGACCACATCGCCTGTGGCATATCATCCCGGGTATAGGGCTCTTTAACTGGCCATCTTCCATCCTGACCTGGGATGTTCTGGTCTTAAATGGCTATCTCGCCCTAAACAGCTTAGTCCCTCTCTACATTCTCTATTGCAACTATCACAACAGAAAGCCGGTTGACTGGAAATACCGCCCCTTTGTCTTTCTCTCGATCTTCTGGGCAGTATCCATTCATATGGTGACCGCATTCCTCTACGAGGGACTCCCCGCCCGACCATTCTGGAACAATCCCCTGCTCGGCCCCAGATTTCTGGCCTCTGCCTTTGCTGCCGGACCGGCTGTCATCATGATGGTAATCATTGCCATAAAAGAAACGACAACCTATCCCATCGACCCGATCATCTTCAAAAAGCTCAAAAGGATTATTGTTGTCGCCGCCGTGATCAATTTATTGATGCTCTTCTCCGAAGTCTTTAAAGAGTTCTACACCTTCACCCACCACAGCATGTCGGCTCAATATCTATTTTTTGGGCTTGACGGTCATAATGCCTTAGTCCCGTGGATCTGGACAGCCATTAGCTTAAACATCCTCGGCACGCTACTCTTTGCCTTTGACCCGACCAAATGCAACACCAAATACCTCATGACAGCGGCAATTTCTCTTTTTACCGGAATCTGGATTGAAAAAGGTTTTGGCCTCATTGTGCCAGGCTTTGTGCCGTCGCCCATCGGGGAGGTCGTTGATTATGTAGCAACTAAGATAGAAATCTTAATCACCCTAGGCATTCTCGCCACGGGGATGTTGATCGTAACCCTGCTGACTAAACCCGCCCTGCATATTCTATCGAGGTTTAAGGATACTCAGTTCACGCAGAAAAGACATTGA
- a CDS encoding LemA family protein, with protein sequence MTNDNVPLIIFPGFIAFMAVGYIISTYNNFIKYRNRIEESWSSIDITLKRRLNLIPNLVEIVRGYEEHEAELLQKASHRFSENAGAPERMEEESRLSRSLNGLMAVAEGYPDLKASGNFLSLQQSLNEIEKEIQLTRNRYNIEVRKYNTLVESFPSLFIARKFGFIKKTYFTLELATQGDMLRVDFSDKDSAPAT encoded by the coding sequence ATGACAAATGACAATGTCCCGTTGATCATCTTTCCTGGATTCATTGCTTTTATGGCCGTCGGCTATATTATCAGTACTTATAATAATTTTATCAAGTACCGTAACCGGATTGAAGAGTCCTGGAGCAGCATCGACATTACCCTGAAGCGTCGTTTGAACCTGATCCCCAACTTGGTTGAGATCGTTCGTGGGTATGAGGAGCACGAAGCGGAACTGTTACAGAAGGCCAGTCATCGATTTTCTGAGAACGCTGGAGCCCCGGAGCGGATGGAAGAGGAGAGCAGGTTGTCTCGCTCTTTGAACGGACTGATGGCGGTGGCGGAAGGGTACCCTGATTTGAAGGCCAGCGGGAATTTTTTGAGTCTGCAGCAGAGTCTCAATGAGATCGAGAAGGAGATTCAGTTGACCAGGAACCGATATAACATCGAGGTCCGCAAGTATAATACCTTGGTGGAATCCTTCCCCAGTCTTTTCATTGCCAGAAAATTCGGCTTCATCAAAAAAACCTATTTTACCTTGGAACTGGCTACGCAAGGCGATATGTTACGGGTGGATTTCTCCGATAAGGATTCCGCGCCGGCCACGTAA
- the radA gene encoding DNA repair protein RadA, producing MAGKAKKSYQCNACGAVLGKWAGQCPECEAWNSVEEATAQVAEALRTVGFSGAAAQVKRMSDVELEQFPRITTGLSELDRVLGGGLVPGSVALIGGDPGVGKSTALLQVCCTLKGVKALYVSGEESLPQIAMRAKRLGLPAQELLLLAETQVEGICAVAAQEKPTVMVIDSIQTMQVAGIDSAPGGVSQVRESAAYLTRFAKQSGVAIFLVGHVTKSGGLAGPRVLEHIIDVVCYFEGGSDSRYRMMRAIKNRYGAVNELGIFAMTESGLKEVKNPSAIFLSRDKGPMSGSAVMVVWEGSRPLLVEIQALVDTCYSEHPRRLAVGLDQNRLTMLLAVLHRHGGVSTFDKDVFINVVGGVKVEETSADLALMLAILSSLQDRPLPSDMVIFGEIGLAGEIRPVPNGQERLREAVKHGFNQAIVPKANAPRTGIAGMEVHGVQKLAEAMAILGR from the coding sequence ATGGCGGGTAAGGCGAAGAAGAGCTATCAGTGTAACGCCTGCGGAGCGGTCCTGGGGAAATGGGCCGGACAATGCCCGGAGTGCGAGGCTTGGAACTCTGTTGAGGAGGCGACGGCTCAGGTTGCTGAGGCCTTGCGGACGGTCGGATTCTCAGGGGCTGCGGCTCAGGTCAAGCGGATGAGTGATGTCGAGCTTGAGCAGTTCCCACGAATTACTACCGGCCTGTCCGAGCTTGATCGGGTACTTGGCGGCGGTTTGGTTCCTGGCTCGGTGGCGCTGATTGGTGGTGACCCCGGAGTGGGCAAGAGTACGGCTCTGTTGCAGGTCTGTTGCACTCTTAAAGGGGTGAAAGCCTTGTATGTGAGCGGCGAGGAATCCCTTCCCCAGATTGCTATGCGGGCTAAGCGCTTAGGTCTGCCTGCCCAGGAGCTGTTGTTGCTCGCAGAGACTCAGGTTGAGGGGATCTGCGCGGTGGCGGCTCAAGAGAAACCGACAGTTATGGTCATTGATTCCATTCAGACCATGCAGGTGGCCGGGATTGATTCCGCCCCTGGCGGGGTCAGTCAAGTTAGGGAGTCGGCAGCCTATCTTACCCGGTTTGCCAAGCAGAGTGGGGTGGCGATTTTTTTGGTCGGTCATGTCACCAAGTCTGGAGGATTGGCCGGTCCTCGAGTGCTTGAGCATATTATTGATGTAGTCTGTTATTTTGAGGGAGGGAGCGATTCACGGTATCGAATGATGCGGGCCATTAAGAATCGTTATGGAGCTGTTAATGAACTCGGGATTTTTGCTATGACCGAGAGTGGGCTGAAGGAGGTGAAAAATCCCTCGGCCATCTTTTTGTCTCGGGATAAGGGGCCGATGTCTGGCAGCGCCGTGATGGTGGTGTGGGAAGGGAGCAGGCCACTGCTTGTTGAGATTCAGGCCCTGGTAGACACTTGCTACTCGGAGCACCCGCGCCGGTTGGCCGTGGGACTCGATCAGAACAGGTTGACCATGCTGCTGGCAGTGCTGCATCGTCATGGTGGAGTGTCGACCTTTGATAAGGATGTCTTTATTAATGTCGTGGGCGGGGTCAAGGTGGAGGAGACCAGCGCCGATTTGGCCTTGATGCTGGCGATCTTGTCAAGTTTACAAGATCGGCCTCTACCCAGTGATATGGTGATTTTCGGTGAGATCGGTCTGGCCGGGGAGATCCGGCCAGTGCCCAATGGCCAGGAGCGATTACGGGAGGCAGTGAAACACGGGTTTAATCAGGCTATCGTTCCTAAGGCCAACGCTCCACGGACAGGGATTGCCGGGATGGAGGTTCATGGTGTGCAGAAATTGGCCGAGGCAATGGCGATTTTGGGGCGATGA
- the hemW gene encoding radical SAM family heme chaperone HemW: protein MCRASSVITGAGLYIHIPFCRTKCGYCAFNSSAWSGAEGPLGYLDAVVVELERVVDSWGGDVEFATLFIGGGTPTIYGGDSLAAVIGQALRRLHWCDDPEITVETNPNTVTRSNLTALRGAGVNRLSIGVQSFVDHELASIGRSHSSAGAVAALTLAREVGFSNLNLDLIYGLPGQDQAVWRDSLITALDLEPEHLALYELSVEPGTPFAERAARGELLLPEDDTLADMEALAQEELEGHGYQRYEISNFARPGLTCRHNLNYWHNGSYLGLGAGAVSCLDGLRLKNVDDPDGYQARIAAGLPAFHEGEALSCEASFRESVIMGLRLLEGVSLASLWARYGLTPLAYYGATLERLLERGLVEIVNGQMRLTKKALPVAHQVLSYLV, encoded by the coding sequence GTGTGCAGGGCTTCTTCGGTGATCACCGGGGCCGGTCTTTATATCCACATCCCGTTTTGCCGGACAAAATGCGGTTATTGTGCCTTTAACTCCAGTGCGTGGTCTGGGGCTGAGGGACCTCTTGGGTATCTGGATGCTGTGGTCGTGGAGTTGGAACGTGTGGTGGACAGTTGGGGCGGCGATGTCGAGTTTGCCACCCTCTTTATAGGAGGTGGCACTCCCACTATTTATGGTGGAGATTCTTTGGCTGCGGTGATAGGTCAGGCTCTGCGCCGGCTTCATTGGTGTGATGATCCGGAGATTACTGTTGAGACGAATCCTAACACGGTGACACGCTCGAATCTCACTGCCCTGCGTGGCGCCGGAGTCAATCGTTTGAGTATCGGGGTGCAGTCTTTTGTCGATCACGAACTTGCCTCTATCGGTCGTAGTCATAGTTCAGCAGGGGCGGTAGCTGCCTTGACCTTGGCAAGGGAGGTAGGATTTTCTAATCTTAATCTTGATTTGATCTATGGGCTGCCGGGGCAGGATCAAGCTGTCTGGCGAGACAGCTTGATAACTGCTCTGGATCTCGAGCCCGAGCACCTTGCTCTTTACGAGTTGAGTGTTGAGCCAGGAACCCCTTTTGCCGAGCGCGCGGCGCGGGGAGAGTTATTGCTGCCCGAGGATGACACCCTTGCCGATATGGAAGCGCTGGCTCAAGAGGAGTTGGAGGGCCATGGCTATCAACGGTATGAGATCTCTAATTTTGCTCGTCCTGGATTGACTTGTCGCCATAATTTGAATTATTGGCACAACGGCAGCTATCTTGGTCTGGGTGCGGGCGCGGTTTCCTGCCTGGATGGTCTTCGGCTGAAAAATGTGGATGATCCGGATGGTTATCAAGCGAGGATTGCTGCTGGTCTTCCGGCCTTTCACGAAGGGGAGGCCTTGAGTTGCGAGGCGTCTTTTCGGGAGTCGGTCATCATGGGGCTGCGGTTGCTTGAGGGAGTAAGTCTTGCCTCTCTTTGGGCACGCTATGGACTTACTCCGTTGGCCTATTATGGTGCAACCCTTGAGCGGTTGCTTGAGCGGGGGCTTGTCGAAATAGTCAATGGACAGATGCGTCTGACGAAAAAAGCCCTGCCGGTGGCGCATCAGGTCTTGTCTTATTTAGTGTGA
- the radC gene encoding DNA repair protein RadC has translation MEKEDWQQKGAGHRQRLRDKFLERGIEAFADDEVLELLLAMGTPRKDCKAEARSLLATFGTLARVLEASPAQLQQVPGVGPKNSYAIHFIQGVARRYLQQRLSAKQYVRSSSEVSDYLIHAMRDLKREVLMVIYLDASHAIIDTEIVAEGTLASNTVYPRELIKLALSRHAAAVVVAHNHPSGSPTPSPEDHRLTRNLYLALSLVQIRLLDHLIVAGSGQPYSFADHGLMRQYAEECAGLLR, from the coding sequence ATGGAAAAAGAAGATTGGCAACAGAAGGGGGCTGGACACCGTCAGCGCTTGCGTGACAAGTTTCTCGAGCGTGGGATCGAAGCCTTTGCCGATGATGAGGTGCTCGAACTCCTGTTGGCCATGGGAACCCCCCGCAAGGACTGTAAGGCTGAGGCTCGATCCCTGCTTGCTACCTTCGGCACTCTGGCCAGGGTCCTTGAAGCGTCGCCGGCCCAGTTGCAGCAGGTGCCAGGGGTCGGGCCAAAAAATTCATACGCCATTCATTTTATCCAAGGTGTCGCCCGGCGTTATCTGCAGCAGCGGTTGTCTGCCAAGCAGTATGTACGTTCATCGTCAGAGGTTAGTGATTATCTGATTCATGCTATGCGGGATTTGAAGCGTGAGGTGTTGATGGTAATCTATCTTGACGCCAGTCACGCCATTATCGATACCGAAATCGTGGCTGAGGGTACCCTTGCCAGTAATACGGTCTATCCCAGAGAGCTGATTAAGCTTGCTCTGTCACGCCATGCCGCGGCGGTGGTTGTCGCACATAATCATCCCTCCGGGAGTCCCACCCCTTCACCGGAGGATCATCGCTTGACGCGGAACCTCTATCTCGCCTTGTCTTTAGTCCAGATCAGGCTGCTGGATCACCTGATTGTCGCGGGCTCCGGTCAACCGTACAGTTTCGCCGATCATGGACTTATGCGCCAGTATGCCGAAGAGTGTGCAGGGCTTCTTCGGTGA